From the genome of Acinetobacter sp. TR3:
ATTAAATGCTTCAATCTTTATTATATTCCAATCTGGATCAATCCAGTCATGACTATTCAAATAAAAACTTGCATCATCACCTAAATAGATATCATCTTCAAAAATTGCCATATAACTAATATTTTCTTCGAGCATTTTTTGCCAAAGCGCAACGTGGCTCATAAAACATGCTAATTCAGTTTTCGCTAAAAATTTTTCATTTACATTTAATTTTAATTTATCAGCCATGGTTGCCGCTAAATCTGGCGTTAATGCGTTAAAAAATTGATATTCAACTTGATGATGACTAAATTGATTTTCAATATGCTGTCTTCGATCTGTGGCTGTTTTTAAACTTATGACATAATTTTTCATCGTAAAATAACCTAACAAATCTCCAGCATTATTGTAGATGCAGTGTATTCAATATCATTTGAGTATACAATGAATTCGTCCTACAATCACAAATATCTACAATCATATTGGCTATGAACTGTTCTGGAGAATGATCGTTGAAAGCACAAGATATTACACTTTGCCTTACTATTGGCCGACGCCCAGAACTATTACGTCAAACTCTCGAAAGCCTATTCAACCAGATTAGTTTTGAACATATTATTGCAATCAATGATTTTCGTGATGAGGAAACCAATCAAGTTTTTCGAGAACTATGTCCTACAGGGATACTGATTAATCTTGCAGAACAAGTTGGACATCACAAAGCCGTGGATGTAATGTATGCTCAAGTTAAGACGAACTACATTTTTCATTGTGAAGATGATTGGCTATTTGATCAACCTATTCAAATTGAAGAATATATAAATATTTTAAAAAATGACTCTTCAGCAACCTCTATTGTATTAAGAAAGTTATCTGACTTTTCTTTTACAGAGGAAGAATTTAATAAGATCCAATTTATTCAAAATAGTGATATAACTACTGCAAAACTTACTAAACTGCATGATCAATGGCACGGTTTCACTTTTAACCCCCATATTTCACCGATTACTATGTGGAAAGCAACACAAGGATTTAAAAACTTTAAAAAAGAACGACATATTTCACGTTGGTTCCGAAAAAGAAACCAATATAATCTTTTCTTAAAAAATGGTGTGTGTCACCATATTGGCTGGGAAAATAGCTTAGCGAATCCACCTAAAATAACATGGTGGCAAAAAACTAAAGCAAAAATTTTTGGTTAATCAAATCGCTTAGGTTCAACCTTAATTTCTCTTTTGACAGCACCTTTACACATAAATAAAAGATAATAATAGCCCAAAATAATTTGAGCTATTATTCTTCTGTATTTAAATTGAATTTTTTCTATTACAGACAATTCAAAAGAAACTGTATTTTTAACTTGCCCGATAATTGAATGCATATCGTCCATCGGCTTGACACCATAAATTTCACATTTATCGCTCTGAAGTAAAACTGCTGGCTCAATTTGATAAGCTTCTAATGATCTACAACTATAAATAAACTCATCAGCTAAACCAACTGCTCTCTTTTCCATGAAATCTAGAAGTTTTTTTGCACCACTTGGGTACAGAATATATCCCCCTGTACCACTTCTATCTTGATATAAACTAAATAATCGAAAATGATCATCAGTTAAATCAAATGTAGCAGATTTTGCAATTAACTTTTTACGTCCATGCACCTCTAAATTTATAAAATCGATATTTTCCAAATTAGTTACTACATTAATAATTTGTTTAAATTCTCGTACTAAAACAGCATCGTCCTCTAAAACAACACAAGGTTCATTTAATGTAACAACGTACTCCCATGCTTTTTTGTGACTCAAAAAACAAGCTAACTCAGATTGTTTCATTGGTCTTTGACCATTGAAAGCTAATTTTTGATAATCACCTTTGCTAAAATCAGCAATTGAAACTGCAGGTAAACGCTCAAATACAACTTTTAATTTATCAAATTGTTCATTTTGCTGCTGTAAACGATCTTTGGAACCATCTAAATTGATCATTAAAACTTTCATTTTTAATACCCTAATTCATTTCTCTAAAAGTTTTTTACATGCATTCCATTTATTCATCCACATCCGTTTCTGGCGAGGAAAAAAACGATCTGCACGTAAACTCTTTTGCTGATTTATTAAGGTTTCAGCATCAATATCACTCTCCGAACCATTTTGTAGTACTAATGCAGGATAAACTGATAAGCCTTTACCATTTTTACTTAGCCATGCTTGTAACTCTACATCAATGGGCATAAAAATAGGCTGATCATTAATCTTTTCTAAAAAATCCTGTGCACCTTTTCTTGACCAAATTAATCCTATAGCTAATATTGGAAAATAATAAGCATTTAATAGCTCATAGTTACCGAATTCAGCAATTTTAGATGTTAGTTTTTTCTTTTTTGCACCTAGGTTAATAACATTCCAATCTGTATATTTATTATTTTCCAGCCATTTTATAATTTCTATAACTTTTTGATTAAAATCCTCATTTAATCTTAAATCATCTTCTAAAATGACACCATAATCTGAACCAGACAATAAAAAATTTTCAATTGCTTTTTTATGACTTAAATAACAACCTATTTCAGCACCTATTAAATCTCTTCCAGTAAAAATATGAGATCTTTTACTATCATAATTTGAATATGAGGAAAGTTCGAGTTTACGTCCATCAACAGCTGAAATACGAGTATAATTAATTTTTTGTTTACTCAATTCTGTATCTGCTTTATCTAAACGTTCTACACTTGAATCCAAATTAATTAAATAAAAAGAAATTTTCACGATTTGACCTAATATATTAATAAATGTACAGATTATCTAATTACTGCCAAGCATCTTTAATCCAGTCAGAGGGCAATACATAACGATACCATTTACCACCACCACCATTTACGGCATCGGGCGGATTAATTTCGCCATGGAAAATAATAATTTTTGCACCTTTCGGTTTTACAGGCGGCTTCACATATGCTAATGGAATCTTTTGTAAACAGTGATATTTATAACTTTTACACCAATCTTCATTCCAATAACTCAATGTTCCATGTGCATCAACGAACCATGATAAATAAGCTTGCTCATTACGAAATTTTTGACGAATCTCATCAAAATGCTCACGGAAATACGGTAAAATTTCAGGAAAACTACCTAATTTAAACCGATAAACAGAACTATTGCCCGTGATACGCCAAGGTCGCTTCCAATCATGAATAATTAAAAACTCGCCTTTCTCTTGAAAAAAGCAGTCAATATTATCCACAATCACAACATCAAGGTCTAAGAATAAAGCATTACCTTTTAAACCATATAAATCTGGTTCAAAAGTGGAAAGTTTGTTCCAACCACGTTCTGGGCTACCCGCAGGCAAATCCAAAGGCGGTATCGGAAAGCACTGCACATTTGCATCAATACCCTCGCTACGATCTGTCAAACAAACCATTTTAAAGGGTAAAGTCAGATGACGTTTGACCATGTTATAGAGACGATTAACATATTCTGGACCGTACTTCGTTCCCCATTTCATGCACAAAATAATATTGTCTTCATGAGTTGCTGAATCTTGTTGAATGTCTGCCATCTGATAACCTTAATGCCTTAGATATTATTTTCGCGTTGCGATTTTCGTACCAAGCGTTTTAAAACAATATGCACTGAATATTGGGCTATCTTAGCATAGGCATTATCAAAAAAATTATTATTAATTCACCAAACTAGGAGGATTGTTTATAGTTTTGTTTAACAATTACAGCTCTAATTTATCCCAAATAAATCTCGTGTATATATTTTTTCCATGACATCACTAAACATCGGTACCATACGATTGACAATAATCAAATCAGAGATTGCTTTAAATTTTTGTAGACTCGATACCAAAGGATGACCGAGGTACGCTTTTGCACCCAATGTTGGTTCATAGATCACGATTTGGATTCCCGCATCCGCCAAACCGCTCAACACATCATGTACAGCAGATTCTCTAAAATTATCTGAATCGGCTTTCATGGTCAGTCGATAAATACCAACACAAGTGACATTCCGACTCAGAATATCTTCAATAATCGCTTGCTTACGAGTCTGGTTAGAACGAATAATTGCTGAAATCAACTCTTGTGGTGTGTCATGATAGTTAGCTAAAAGCTGCTTGGTATCTTTCGGCAAACAATAACCGCCATAACCAAAGGATGGATTGTTATAGTGATCACCAATACGCTGGTCTAAAGCAACGCCTGTAACGATGTCTAAAGCACTCAACTTATTTTTTAGACAATAGGTATCCAACTCATTAAAAAAAGCCACTCGCATCGCCAAATAAGTATTTGAAAACAGCTTAATTGCTTCTGCTTCCGTTGAGTCAACACATAACAGTACCGCATCTTTTTTTATGGTTGCTTTCAAGTAAAGCTTGGCAATTTTCTCAGCTCGCTTTGACTTTTCCCCCACAATAATCCGTGACGGATATAAATTATCTTGTAAAGCCTGCCCCTCTCTTAGAAATTCAGGAGAAAAAATCAGATTTTTTAACGCAAGTTTTTTAGAAAGTTCCTTGGTATAGCCGACTGGAACTGTAGATTTGATCAGCATCAACGCTTTAGGATTTATTTTTTGAATATCATGAATAACGGTTTCAATACTCGATGTATCGAAGTAATTTGTTTCAGGGTTGTAGTTGGTGGGTGTTGCGATAATGACCAATTTAGCATGTTGATACGCCTGTTCTTGATCACAAGTCGCTTCAAGATTAGATTCAGATAAATAGCTTTGAATACAGGTATCGCTAATCGGGGATACGCGCTGATTTATGTTCTTTACGCGTGTTTTATCAATATCGAAGACCATCACATCATGTTGTTTTGAAAATAATAAAGCATTGGATAAGCCGACATAACCTGCACCTACGACAGTAATTTTCATTGCTTCTCTATTGTTTTAATTGCACTTAAAGTTCACCGTAATCAAGTTCAATGAAAGATTGATGATGATTTAGTTGCAATCTATTGACAGCTCAGCAATAAAAAAGCGAAGCCTGAGCTTCGCTTAATTGATCTGGTTTGATCTTATTTTACGTAAGTCAACCAATGTGCATATTTATCGTTACGACCTTGTACTGCATCAAAGAAGGTTTTTTGAATAACTGTGGTAATCGGGCCACGTGAACCACAACCGATTTCACGATCATCATATTCACGGATTGGCGTCACTTCCGCAGCCGTACCGGTAAAGAATGCTTCATCTGCAATGTAGAATTCATCACGCGTGATACGACGCTCAACCACTTCATAACCAAGATCTTTGGCAATGGTAATTACGGTTTGACGGGTAATCCCTTCTAACGCACCACCTGCTAAATCAGGTGTATGTAAAACGCCATCTTTGATTAAGAATACGTTTTCGCCTGCACCTTGACAAACGAAACCTTGAGGGTCAAGTAACATTGCTTCGTCATAACCTGAACGCGCAACTTCTTGGTGTGCCAAAATCGATACAGTATAGTTGCCACATGCTTTTGCTTTACACATCGTCACGTTTGGATGGTGGTGCGTAAATGATGATGTTTTAACACGAATACCACGTGCCATCGCTTCTTCACCAAGGTATGCACCCCATGACCAAGCCGCTACAGCAGCATGGATGGTATTGTCTGTTGCAGCAATTCCTAGTTTCTCAGAGCCAATCCAAATGAGAGGACGCAAATAAGCTGATACCAATTTATTTTCACGCACGACATCAATTTGTGCCTGCTCTAAAGTCGCTTGATCAAATGGTACATTCATTTGATAAATTTTTGCTGAATTTAATAAGCGTTTAGTGTGGTCTTGCAAACGGAAGATTGCTGTACCATTTGGGGTTTCATAAGCACGGACGCCTTCAAAAACACCCATACTGTAATGTAATGTGTGTGTTAAGACGTGAATTTTTGCATCACGCCAATCAACTAATTTTCCATCTTGCCAAATAAAACCATCACGATCAGCCAAATTCATGGCACATACTCCAAATTTTTACACAATCATTCACTTTCCAATGCTATTGCAGTTGGATCAATTAACCTTTGCCATAACTTGCAAACGATCTCTCGGGTATCGTGCCAATCCGCAGCATTGACTTGCATAGATTGATTTGCAAGCGCTAAACGGTGGCTCTCAGCTCGTTCACGGAGATAAGCATGGATGAGTGCTGTGGCATCTTCACTGGATAAGCAGCCTGCTCGAGCAGCATCTTCAAGAATTCTTACGTTATCAGAATAATGGGCGAGATCTGGATTCGTCCCGCCCCATGCAAGCACTGCATACTGTGCCATAAATTCGATGTCAACGATACCACCTGCATCCTGTTTTAAATGAAAAATGCCATGTTTTTTTTGTTCAGAAGACGATCCCAAATGGTCTTTCATTTTTTGACGCATTTTCAGCACTTCATCACGTACAACATTTTCATCACGGGTTTGGGTCAAAATTTGGCAACGGATTTTTTCAAACTGCTGACATAATTCTGCCTCACCTGCGATTGAGCGCGCACGAACTAAGGCTTGATGTTCCCATAACCACGCACTTTTTTGTTGGTATTGTTCATAGGCTTTTAAGCTAGTGACTAACATGCCTGCTTCACCCGATGGACGTAATCGAGTGTCAATTTCATAAACTCGCCCATCTAAGGTTTGTGTCGTCATCAAAGACATAAACTTTTGTGCCACACGAATTGCAAACTCAGCTCCGCTAATGCCTTTACGACCATCAGTTTCACTATGCTCTTCAAAAGCATGGATAAAAACCAGATCTAGGTCTGAACCATAACCTAATTCGATTCCTCCAAGCTTGCCATATCCAATCACGGCGAAGCCTTTGTTATCTAAACTACAGCGCTGACCATTATTCCCCAAAGGATAGCCATGGCGCTCGGCAACCGCTTCATAAGCTAAATTAAGAGTCGCTTGGACGCTAACTTCAGCAATATCCGTCAGTGCATCGGACACTTTCATTAATGGGCTTTCTGCCAATACATCACTTGCAGCAACAGTTAAGACATTGCTCTTTTTAAATAGACGCAAAACCCGCATTTGATCTTCAACTTGATCAATTTCGATGCGCAATAATTGTTGACGTAATGAATCTTCTAAGTCTTTACGCTGCGGTAAACCAAAATCCATCGATAGAAATTCATCTAATAGCACTGGATATTGTGCTAATTCTTCACAAATCCATGGACTCACTGTCGCCATCTTGACCAAGCGCTGTAAAGCACCACGGCTTTCCATCAGCATCACGAGATACACTGTTCGGCGTAGTACCGACTCGATTAATGGCATCAATCTTAATAGCGCAACCTGTGGTTGATCCGACTGTAAAATCGCTTCGATCAAGTGTGGCCAGAATTTCTTTAAGCGCTCTAAAGCACTCGCGGGAATTTTTCTTAGTGCTTGTCCATGCCAAAAGTTTTGAATTAGATTCTTTGCACCATCATCCAATACAATATTCAGTTTTTGCTCAAGTTGAACAAAGTCATCTACAGGCTCAGCAAATTCCTTTTCCTGAATAAGTTGTTTAAACTGAACTTTAACTTTGTCGCGTTTTTGATTCAAAACCGCTAAGAAAGCAGACCAATCGTTAAATCCTAAAGTATCTAACATGCGTTGTCTTAATTCAGGTTCAGTCGGCAGAGATTGGGTTTGCTGGTCATTGAGTGCTTGAATCGCGTGCTCAATCCGTCTTAGAAATAAATAAGCATCTTCAAGATCAATTACAGCCTGTTGGTCAAGTAATTGAGCATTTCCCAAATGATGTAGACTTACCAAACATTGACGATCTTGTAATTCACGTTTCGAGCCTCCGTAAATTAACTGAAAAACTTGAACAATAAATTCAATTTCACGGATGCCACCCGCACCCAATTTAATATCATCTTCAATATTACGGCGCATGACTTCACGTTCAATCATCGCTTTCATTTCACGCATCGCAGCGAAAGCAGAATAATCGACATAACGGCGAAAAACGAATGGACGCGACATTTCCATGAGTTCTGCGCCAGCTTTCTCACCTGTAATCACACGTGCTTTAATCCAAGCATAGCGTTCCCATTCACGCCCATGCTGACTTAAATATTTTTCTAAGCCGCTGTGGCTAATCGCCAAAGCTGAACCATCGCCCCATGGACGTAAGCGCATATCGACACGGAATACAAAACCATCTGCAGTAATATGATCAAGCAGATAAATCAGCTTCTGCCCCCATAGAATGCAGAACTGCTGTACATCAATAGATTTACGACCATTGGTTTCACCTTGCTCATCAAAGGCAAAAATTAGATCAATATCACTGGAAAGATTGAGTTCCTGCGCCCCCAGCTTCCCCATACCAATCACGATCAAATCTTGAAGCTGACCTGAATAACCCATTGGTTCGCCATGTTTGGCTAAGAGAGGCGGTAATGCAAAAGCCTTTGCAGCGCAAATACTGGCATCAGCAAAATCTGAAAGTTCACGTGTTAGCGTCCCCACATTGGTCAGTTGATTAGCATCTTGCCAAATCCAACGAAACATCAACTTGGCACGCAAAGCACGTAATGCTTTCATCCAACCGTGCTCATCTGTTACATCGGCAACAGCTTGTTGAACTTTTTCATGAATACTTTCAGTAGAAAGTGATTGGAGAAATTGATCTTCGCAATAATCTTGTTCTAATTGTATTTGATATAAATTTAAAACTTGTTCAGCATATTGACTGGCGACTAAAGTTTTCTGTAGCTGTTCCGCATTCATAAAAAGGCTCGACTGATGTCATCTAGATTAGTTATATCAGTTACAAGCTTATCTTTAAAATCTCTTTAGGCTAATTTCGCTTTACTTTTATGCTGTTCTACACATAAATCTATTGGTTCATTTGCAGCAGGCAATACAACTTTAAAGATTGTGCCCTCACCCTCATTCGAGCTAACACTAATTTCACCATGATTTAGATCAACGAATCGTTTACATAAGCTCAACCCTAAACCAGCACCCTTTTCTCCAGCAGTGCCTTTAAAGCTCATTTTAACGCGAGGTTGGAACAAATCTTTGATTTGCTCTTGGGTCATGCCCAGACCCGTATCTTTAACATAAACCTCAATATAAGTCCCTTTGTTTTGTGCTTGGATATAGACTTTCCCAGAGCCATCAACATCAGTAAATTTCAGCGCATTCGAGACTAAATTTTGAATGACCGAAGTGATCATATTCATATCAGCATAAACTTTAAGATTTTCATCAACTTCATTGATCAACTGGATATTTTTCTTGATCGCTAGTGTTTTTAAAACATCTGTAACAATATTGGTAATCTGTCGTAGCTTAAAATTCATCGGGTGGTAAACAAAGCGCCCACCTTCAGCCATCGACCAATTTAATAAACTTTCCAACAAGTTATAGGTCGACTGAGAAGTATCGTAAAGATAGTCCGCTATATTCTGAATGCTAGATTCATCCAAAGTGTCACGCTCTTTTGCCAATATTTCAGAGAAACCTAATAGACCATGAAATGGTGCTCGTAGATCATGAGATATTATCGAAAAGAATTTAGTTTTACTAAAGTTTAATGCAGCTTCTTGCTCGTATAGTTCTTTCAATTCGTCATGATTGACCTTTAACTCCAGTTTCTGCATAAAACTCATACAGTGCTCTTGAAGTAATTGTTTTTGTAATTCGCTGAAATCTTGTGCAACATCATCAAATAACACCAGATACCCTAATGAAGTTTGGTCTGGATGCCTTAAGTGTATTGCAATTGCAGTTTGTATTTTACGTTTGAATGGCGCTAGAAAGGCCAATAAACTCTGATACTGATATTGAGGGTGTTGTTGATCGATCAAATCACAATTTACAAATAATGTATTTAGACTTTTACTAATTTTTGAAATATCAATTGCTTGCAAATTTTCTGCACAACAATGCCAAAGGTAGGGTTCCTGATGGAATGCGAGCAAAGCAGTATCTGCTTGCATCAATTTACGGTTAAACTGTAAAAATTGTTCAAGTAAATTTTGCT
Proteins encoded in this window:
- a CDS encoding glycosyltransferase, producing the protein MKAQDITLCLTIGRRPELLRQTLESLFNQISFEHIIAINDFRDEETNQVFRELCPTGILINLAEQVGHHKAVDVMYAQVKTNYIFHCEDDWLFDQPIQIEEYINILKNDSSATSIVLRKLSDFSFTEEEFNKIQFIQNSDITTAKLTKLHDQWHGFTFNPHISPITMWKATQGFKNFKKERHISRWFRKRNQYNLFLKNGVCHHIGWENSLANPPKITWWQKTKAKIFG
- a CDS encoding glycosyltransferase family 25 protein, translated to MKVLMINLDGSKDRLQQQNEQFDKLKVVFERLPAVSIADFSKGDYQKLAFNGQRPMKQSELACFLSHKKAWEYVVTLNEPCVVLEDDAVLVREFKQIINVVTNLENIDFINLEVHGRKKLIAKSATFDLTDDHFRLFSLYQDRSGTGGYILYPSGAKKLLDFMEKRAVGLADEFIYSCRSLEAYQIEPAVLLQSDKCEIYGVKPMDDMHSIIGQVKNTVSFELSVIEKIQFKYRRIIAQIILGYYYLLFMCKGAVKREIKVEPKRFD
- a CDS encoding glycosyltransferase family 25 protein; translated protein: MKISFYLINLDSSVERLDKADTELSKQKINYTRISAVDGRKLELSSYSNYDSKRSHIFTGRDLIGAEIGCYLSHKKAIENFLLSGSDYGVILEDDLRLNEDFNQKVIEIIKWLENNKYTDWNVINLGAKKKKLTSKIAEFGNYELLNAYYFPILAIGLIWSRKGAQDFLEKINDQPIFMPIDVELQAWLSKNGKGLSVYPALVLQNGSESDIDAETLINQQKSLRADRFFPRQKRMWMNKWNACKKLLEK
- a CDS encoding glycosyltransferase, which codes for MADIQQDSATHEDNIILCMKWGTKYGPEYVNRLYNMVKRHLTLPFKMVCLTDRSEGIDANVQCFPIPPLDLPAGSPERGWNKLSTFEPDLYGLKGNALFLDLDVVIVDNIDCFFQEKGEFLIIHDWKRPWRITGNSSVYRFKLGSFPEILPYFREHFDEIRQKFRNEQAYLSWFVDAHGTLSYWNEDWCKSYKYHCLQKIPLAYVKPPVKPKGAKIIIFHGEINPPDAVNGGGGKWYRYVLPSDWIKDAWQ
- a CDS encoding nucleotide sugar dehydrogenase; its protein translation is MKITVVGAGYVGLSNALLFSKQHDVMVFDIDKTRVKNINQRVSPISDTCIQSYLSESNLEATCDQEQAYQHAKLVIIATPTNYNPETNYFDTSSIETVIHDIQKINPKALMLIKSTVPVGYTKELSKKLALKNLIFSPEFLREGQALQDNLYPSRIIVGEKSKRAEKIAKLYLKATIKKDAVLLCVDSTEAEAIKLFSNTYLAMRVAFFNELDTYCLKNKLSALDIVTGVALDQRIGDHYNNPSFGYGGYCLPKDTKQLLANYHDTPQELISAIIRSNQTRKQAIIEDILSRNVTCVGIYRLTMKADSDNFRESAVHDVLSGLADAGIQIVIYEPTLGAKAYLGHPLVSSLQKFKAISDLIIVNRMVPMFSDVMEKIYTRDLFGIN
- a CDS encoding branched-chain amino acid transaminase; translated protein: MNLADRDGFIWQDGKLVDWRDAKIHVLTHTLHYSMGVFEGVRAYETPNGTAIFRLQDHTKRLLNSAKIYQMNVPFDQATLEQAQIDVVRENKLVSAYLRPLIWIGSEKLGIAATDNTIHAAVAAWSWGAYLGEEAMARGIRVKTSSFTHHHPNVTMCKAKACGNYTVSILAHQEVARSGYDEAMLLDPQGFVCQGAGENVFLIKDGVLHTPDLAGGALEGITRQTVITIAKDLGYEVVERRITRDEFYIADEAFFTGTAAEVTPIREYDDREIGCGSRGPITTVIQKTFFDAVQGRNDKYAHWLTYVK
- the glnE gene encoding bifunctional [glutamate--ammonia ligase]-adenylyl-L-tyrosine phosphorylase/[glutamate--ammonia-ligase] adenylyltransferase, with the translated sequence MNAEQLQKTLVASQYAEQVLNLYQIQLEQDYCEDQFLQSLSTESIHEKVQQAVADVTDEHGWMKALRALRAKLMFRWIWQDANQLTNVGTLTRELSDFADASICAAKAFALPPLLAKHGEPMGYSGQLQDLIVIGMGKLGAQELNLSSDIDLIFAFDEQGETNGRKSIDVQQFCILWGQKLIYLLDHITADGFVFRVDMRLRPWGDGSALAISHSGLEKYLSQHGREWERYAWIKARVITGEKAGAELMEMSRPFVFRRYVDYSAFAAMREMKAMIEREVMRRNIEDDIKLGAGGIREIEFIVQVFQLIYGGSKRELQDRQCLVSLHHLGNAQLLDQQAVIDLEDAYLFLRRIEHAIQALNDQQTQSLPTEPELRQRMLDTLGFNDWSAFLAVLNQKRDKVKVQFKQLIQEKEFAEPVDDFVQLEQKLNIVLDDGAKNLIQNFWHGQALRKIPASALERLKKFWPHLIEAILQSDQPQVALLRLMPLIESVLRRTVYLVMLMESRGALQRLVKMATVSPWICEELAQYPVLLDEFLSMDFGLPQRKDLEDSLRQQLLRIEIDQVEDQMRVLRLFKKSNVLTVAASDVLAESPLMKVSDALTDIAEVSVQATLNLAYEAVAERHGYPLGNNGQRCSLDNKGFAVIGYGKLGGIELGYGSDLDLVFIHAFEEHSETDGRKGISGAEFAIRVAQKFMSLMTTQTLDGRVYEIDTRLRPSGEAGMLVTSLKAYEQYQQKSAWLWEHQALVRARSIAGEAELCQQFEKIRCQILTQTRDENVVRDEVLKMRQKMKDHLGSSSEQKKHGIFHLKQDAGGIVDIEFMAQYAVLAWGGTNPDLAHYSDNVRILEDAARAGCLSSEDATALIHAYLRERAESHRLALANQSMQVNAADWHDTREIVCKLWQRLIDPTAIALESE
- a CDS encoding sensor histidine kinase: MAIQLLELEQADKLSACKISLSLGLNSEQNLLEQFLQFNRKLMQADTALLAFHQEPYLWHCCAENLQAIDISKISKSLNTLFVNCDLIDQQHPQYQYQSLLAFLAPFKRKIQTAIAIHLRHPDQTSLGYLVLFDDVAQDFSELQKQLLQEHCMSFMQKLELKVNHDELKELYEQEAALNFSKTKFFSIISHDLRAPFHGLLGFSEILAKERDTLDESSIQNIADYLYDTSQSTYNLLESLLNWSMAEGGRFVYHPMNFKLRQITNIVTDVLKTLAIKKNIQLINEVDENLKVYADMNMITSVIQNLVSNALKFTDVDGSGKVYIQAQNKGTYIEVYVKDTGLGMTQEQIKDLFQPRVKMSFKGTAGEKGAGLGLSLCKRFVDLNHGEISVSSNEGEGTIFKVVLPAANEPIDLCVEQHKSKAKLA